The Quercus lobata isolate SW786 chromosome 4, ValleyOak3.0 Primary Assembly, whole genome shotgun sequence genome segment GTAAGAGCATCAGCATTGGAAAATTCCAatgctattttattttaccattctaaaacaccactttatcaatataccataccattttacaatatctccacatctcaaaactctatttttattaaaatattattttttaacctttctttattattttgtttccaACCGTTTTCCTGGGCTTTCCAACAGCCatttttattcttctctctcaacctctagcaccggttcaacacacaacacacacacacacccatgaTTCACCGATCAACctatccaaacccatcaccacacccacacacacaaacacaaacatcaaaCCAGCAACAAAGagccacacacaaacacaaaccagcaacaaagccacacacacaaacacaaaccatcaacaaagccacacacacaaaccatcaaaccagtCCACCGATCAGcaaacccaagccaccgattTGAAACCCACGCCGTCGATTTGAAACCCAGGCCACCaatcaaaaaaatcatcaccggagcaagcccattcaaacccattcaaaaaaaaatcatcaccggagcaaacccattcaaacccattaaaaaaaaaatcatcaccagagccaccggagcaaacccattcaaacccattcaaaaaacatcatcaccggagccactgaagcaaacccattaaaaaaaatcatcaccggagcaaacccattcaaaaaaaatcatcaccagAGCAAATCcattcaaacccattcaaaaaacatcatcaccggagccaccggagcaaactcatttaaacccattaaaaaaaaatcatcaccggagccaccagagcaaacccattcaaaaaaatgagagagatgagagagcaaATGGAGAGCAGAGCCGAGAGAGCAGATGGAGAAGCAGAgacagaagagagaaaagagaacagaaaaaatgagagagatgagagacagaggagagagagtagagatacCGGAGCctccggagcaaacccattcaaacccattaaaaaaaaatcatcatcagagccaccggagcaaacccattcaaaaaaatgagagagatgagagagcagAGCCGAGAGAGCAAATGGAGAAGCAGAGacggaagagagagaagagatcaaaaaaaatgagagagatgagagacaaaggagagagagtagagataaaatattaattttttttttagaatactgctatagtgcaattctatctttagaattgcactgtagcaagtattgcaaaaaatttacaatacttGCCTTTACAATTTTCTGATGTAGATGATTTTAAGACTACAAATATCATATTTTCCTTAGATATGACATTAGCATTCTCCAATACTAATACTCTAAGAGGGCACGCAGTCAGTTGTCAAACATACGAAACAATTCATGCcactttctattttattaagGTTGGTGGATTGAGCAAAAAAGGCCGTTGGAAGAGCCCAATGTGGAATGCTCTAATATAAACgctagcccaaaaaaaaaacagagcttTGGGTTTTTATCTTTTTGGGTCGTCGAAAAAGGCCCAATTAGACTATAACAAAAACACCTGAGAGAGCGAAATTCCAGCCATTGGCATTTCTAGGAGTTCcaacatataaaaaagaaggaaggaaTTCATGAAGGGATTTCCATAATCTTCATTTTGGGTTTAAAGGAAGGAAGGAATTCATGAAGGGATTTTTAAGCTCTTTCACTGTAAGTCATATGAAACTTTTGAAAAGGCTTTTGTCACTGTTGtttaaaggaatggaatgggaATGGGAATGGGAATGGGCatattctattttgtttttgtagagGGTTGGTGGTGTTAGAGGTTATTCAAGCGTAAAGAAGGTTGAAGGGATTAAGCATGCTATAGCGGTTGCTTCTGGTAAAGGCGGTGTGGGCAAGTCCACCACTGCAggtatttccttcttcttctcgaacaaaaacaagattttgggtttttgtatAGATGTTAATGTTTAGATTTATTTACATTTCtcaaattaaatttgaatttgaatttatttttggggtTTGGGCTTAATCTAAATTTGTTGAGTTTTCGGGCCTTTGCTGAGATTACTACATTAGTTTTGATTCTGAAAGGGTTAAGGTCTGCGGATTCATTAATCATAGTGTTATGGTAGCCGTCTCTGTAGTTACTTTATATTCACATTTTAGGAAAAGCAGAGACTTCCAGTAGCATACAACAACAAGCCTCATTCAGACCCCAAAACTTTTGGGTCGGCCTTTGATCCTCAATAGATTATTCAGGGAGTCATGGTGGGCACATGTATTTTTCTCCCATTTTATTGTGTCTGTAGTCATACCTTTTGTTACTTCCTTAATTaacatgtcattttttattacttctattaatgttatttttattcCACTTGAATTAactccataaaaaaattttaaaaaaatcttgaattaaCTCATTCTTTTTCACTGGTGCATTAATCGCTATACTCCAAATATGACCAAGCTATCTAAAGTGAATttctctcatcttttcatcaatatgGGTCACCCCTATTTTTAAGCGAATTTCCTCATTCAAAACCTATCATTTCTTATATTTCCACTTAtccatcttaacattctcatttcaacCACCCTCTATCTATGAATATGATTATTCCTAACATTCCAACATTAAGTTCCATAAAGCATGTCTAGTCTTATAGTACTTTTTGAGTTTATAGGTATTATACAATCAAccaatattttttatgtgcGTCTTAACTTCATCCATCCACCCTGCTCTTGTCTTGTGATTTGCATCCACTTTAATCTCTTTatctttatgaattattgatcaaaagctctctctctctctctctctcttcggtATCTCTTGACCATCAAATCTTACAAcccatttatttttgttttaactGTTACTAAACTTGAATTCCATGTACTTTATTCTAGTTTACTTAACCAAAAGCCTTTAGATTCTAAAATGTCTTGCCAAATTTCTAACTTTGCATTAACCCCATGTTTAGTTTTATCCATTAAAACcatatcatctgcaaaaagtaTACAACCATGGAACTTCCTCTTGAATCGACTTATTAAGCTCATCCATCACTAGTATAAAGATATATGCACTCAATGCTTATCCCTGATGCAAACCTATACTGATAGGAAACTCACTTATGATGATATTTACCAACCtctctatattttttcattagaCATCTAAGTTAAACTCTGTAGTATGCTAGACTAAAATATATGCCAATGATGTGGGTGCCAATTAGACTAATTGGTGAAGTCTCTTGGCATTCTTCTAGAGACATATAATTGAATCCTGCTCACCATAGGGATGGGGGATTTAAGGGAGAGAAAGGGCTACCTTGGTTGTGTAGCCCATCTATTAGACCccaaaaaatacacacacacgcacacacccCAATGGACTTTAGCTCAAATAGCATCTCCTCCATCTATAAGAATGGGATTTAGGGTAAAGTTGTAGGTTGAAGATATGGTGCATGTCTaagttatgaaaaaaagaacGGGGGTGTTTTAGGAAGAACATGGTCAAAGTATCACATGGAATGCGTTTTCAATTTGTCATCTTTGAAAACTTAAATATGATATAATGGTTTTAATAATGGCCTTGTCTTTGAACTAGATAAGGCACCTACCAATGTTTTTTAACTGTTTCTTCTGTTATTTTTCGGCTTATGCATGCTGCTGGGATTGCAGTTAACTTGGCTGTTGCACTTGCTACCAAGTGCCAACTGAAAGTTGGTTTGCTTGATGCTGATGTGTATGGACCAAATGTTCCTATCATGATGAAGATCAATAGTAAGCCAGAGGTGACTGAAGGTATTTCTTTAACTTAACATCACCCAAGGTGCTCTAGAATTagcttcttctttattttttggttgattttggaaTGTGCTATGAGAAGAAACCACATATCAACTAACCAACGCCATTGAAACAGGTTAAGAATACAAAAAAGTTGTTGGTTGAGttacttcaaaatttttaattgtatgTGCTCTatgtatttttcaaatttacaaTCTTGTTAGTTCATGTTTTTGCTAAATTGGTTATTACAAAGCAGTCtaaaatttcagttttgtgGAAAGTCCTCAGTTGTTCGTTTACAAATTAACTTCGATTAGGTGTATGTTTACATTTTGTGCTTTTGTactaccttcttcttctttttttctttctttttttatgacttGGAACCTCACCAAGGCAGGGCTCTTTAGAACCATCCCTAGAGAGTAGAGTAAGCCATGGATACACAACCCCATGTGCCAAGATCGTGTATTTGGTAATCCAAGGGAACACCTAATGGGGATGGAAAATAAGATGTCTAGGTATACAGCTCATCTTTTATgttataaaatactaaaaacttgaaatttaaacatcttatagatagatagatagatcttgatttttaattgccttgaaattttgcaagtatggaagaGGTGTTTGTTTGTGTGCGCGTGCGTGCGTGTGTAGATTTATTCTGGTAAGCTCTAGCCTGAATTCAAATCGATACTTTTGATGGCCTTCTTCTTAATTATTAATCTAgagatatttcattatattttatctttctCTGGTAGATAAAAAAATGGTTCCAATTGAGAACTACGGAGTCAAGTGTATGTCAATGGGGTTGCTTGTGGAGACAGATGCTGCCTTTGTGTGGAGAGGTCCCATGGTATGTCTGCCTTGTTATCAGTGCTTGCTTGAAGATGCATTTGTTTTAACCCCTTTTTTATCTTTCAAATGTCAATGGTCTTGTATGTATGATATTTACTTTGATGGGGCACCCTTGCCAATcgaataaaaatgaaaagatcaTGGATAgcgcatatatatatacaagtgGATGTAAAAATTTGGTATGTAacttaattgatattttattttgttaatccTCCAAGTATATGCAATTGATTCAATTGTTTTAATCATATTTGCATTTACCATTTGTTGTTTTCCCTGTCATGCATGAAATTCTGCGCATTCTCCTATCAAGGAATGGGAAGTTAGGGATTCATTGGTTCAAAATCACTGGATGGCAATGTAacatttattgaaattattattatttgaaatgaaTCCCAAGGTTTATTTAGTTTGTGCCATGTAAAGGACTCTATCCCCCCTCCCCATCGCCTCCCCCTTTCCCAATGCTTGCTTAGGATAAAGGCatttttaaattgaataaaatgaCTCTTTTTACTAGTATGCTTTCTTACTGTAATCAACATTTTCCAAGCTCACTGCAAACTTTCTGCTTCAAGACAAATAATGGTTCACAAATTTATATTGGCTAATCCTTGAGGATATCTATTTAAAAGATGgattaataatttttacatgATTATGATATTATTGGACTGTAGTTTACGGATGTAATTTAAACCATCCAATGGTTGTCTTAATTGTCTCGGAAGTATGTCAGATGTAATTGAAATGTAAGCCAACCAATTTTGATGTGTTGTTATATCTATTGATTAAAAGTATCTTGTGTATTTTATTACagcaaattaaattttagttccaCATGATTTGCCCTTAAAACATGGAATCTTCATACTTCAATTTGTGGCAGTTAACCGCATCGTGGTTGGGTTCAAACATCCCATTAGTTCTGTAAACATAGACAGAAAAAGTTCACATGTGATATGCCTGTTCAAACAGATTGCTAATGTTTAGATGGGTTAACTTGAATTCTTGCAGGTAGGGAATGCTCTTGGAAAAATGGTCAGGGATGTGACCTGGGGAAAACTTGATATTCTCGTGGTGGATATGCCCCCTGGCACTGGTGATGCTCAGATAGCTATTTCTCAACTGCTACATTTGTCAGGTAGTTGAAGAATTTATAAGCTTAGGTTTTGGGTTCTATTGCTTTAATTTGCCTTCAAGTGAAGCTAAAATTAGATGTCTCAATTGACCATTAGGAGCTTAAAGTTTCCTAGGGTTGTGCATTAAGTTATAAGGGAATCTTGGGTGCATTTTATGTGTGGTGTATTGTGAACCAGGATAATTGAAAGATAGATTAGTCAATTCGAGGTGACTAGACTCCT includes the following:
- the LOC115986803 gene encoding iron-sulfur protein NUBPL isoform X2, which produces MKGFLSSFTRVGGVRGYSSVKKVEGIKHAIAVASGKGGVGKSTTAVNLAVALATKCQLKVGLLDADVYGPNVPIMMKINSKPEVTEDKKMVPIENYGVKCMSMGLLVETDAAFVWRGPMVGNALGKMVRDVTWGKLDILVVDMPPGTGDAQIAISQLLHLSGALIVSTPQDVALMDARRGVKMFSKVQVPILGIVENMSCFTCPHCGEPSFIFGNGGTRKTASEMGLEFVGEVVPLYFKTGGLGLSM
- the LOC115986803 gene encoding iron-sulfur protein NUBPL isoform X1; protein product: MKGFLSSFTRVGGVRGYSSVKKVEGIKHAIAVASGKGGVGKSTTAVNLAVALATKCQLKVGLLDADVYGPNVPIMMKINSKPEVTEDKKMVPIENYGVKCMSMGLLVETDAAFVWRGPMVGNALGKMVRDVTWGKLDILVVDMPPGTGDAQIAISQLLHLSGALIVSTPQDVALMDARRGVKMFSKVQVPILGIVENMSCFTCPHCGEPSFIFGNGGTRKTASEMGLEFVGEIPLEVDIRKGGDDGVPIVVSAPDSLVSKAFGDLAQKVVDRLDELSKEHPPPEILL